The following coding sequences lie in one Myxococcales bacterium genomic window:
- a CDS encoding VCBS repeat-containing protein gives MRQLTARMGAGLKSALVMVILGLWGCADSHLLTLIEIEAPQDGAALNVSDDQDTDAEGFQFKVQVNTSGLDEGVELVLEHGTGETPAETDLSTQVGKDGSATFPLYTFVEGDNVIRVHVKDDAETASSVHHFTVGENALDVSIDTPSDGAALNADTDCSTTDAGYQLQIVASTTAEDGSMAQAWVGTDPDADTPTGNALVEDGKAEFCLNADEGQDIPITVRVTRGEGADAISGTDAVSVTIDLVAPLNAITDLTVSYFLDPTDAAQRRSGEVTFTWTAVSGGGTGAFSDLDHYVVRCAQSAIITDADWDAAETSEVTLTSEPQTEGNPETEVISGFQRLGVNQHCALRGADSGGSLTPLNSPTASVLVTNPFAEHTIIAPLNLGSRPTAVGDVNGDGMHDMLLNASGAAYLYYGIDSATTAFSPGPDVTFVSTASTLFSSAAVGIGDFNGDGRDDFAIADSNEGAPLYYGAVYIVYGRSDADGPAPWATGDTVDVSSGGGCSADVCIRGASAGLLLGANIGAAGDFDNDGKDDVAITALGAGGFAGQVYILLGREESELPSGQLIELPVQSGGFDVEGFTIEGAANFKQLGTAIAGLGDSDDDGRADIALGASGIDNSNGLNPADDLPGEVRFVAGTDYGTSTGLISLGNGVLVMEDVPGASAASPGFASWLANVGNFNGEGGSELAIFAPGWMDDDGTPGLSAGDTVVNDGKVIMLLGNGAFSNVTPFVTFSNDFDDKENDLFGNRIATAWHPTLTEAGFLLTDLDADGFSDLVLDSVETGTGPAGSYIFYGHANATDRVRSTADVNLPGYFTSPNHTRAVGDINTDGYPDLVLVDNGVAHVLY, from the coding sequence ATGCGACAGTTGACGGCTCGTATGGGCGCAGGCCTGAAAAGCGCACTGGTGATGGTTATTCTCGGTCTATGGGGCTGCGCAGATAGCCATCTGCTTACCCTGATCGAGATCGAAGCGCCTCAAGATGGTGCCGCGCTGAATGTGAGTGATGATCAGGATACCGATGCCGAGGGGTTCCAATTCAAAGTACAAGTCAACACATCCGGGCTCGATGAGGGCGTTGAACTTGTGCTTGAACATGGCACAGGCGAGACCCCAGCCGAGACAGACCTGAGTACACAGGTGGGGAAGGATGGAAGCGCCACGTTTCCTCTCTACACTTTTGTAGAGGGAGACAACGTCATCCGCGTGCACGTAAAGGACGATGCCGAAACTGCGTCCAGCGTGCATCATTTTACGGTGGGCGAAAATGCGCTTGATGTGAGCATCGATACGCCCAGCGATGGGGCCGCCCTCAATGCGGACACCGACTGTTCAACCACCGACGCGGGCTATCAACTTCAGATCGTGGCCAGCACCACAGCTGAAGATGGCAGCATGGCGCAGGCCTGGGTTGGGACGGATCCGGACGCCGATACGCCGACCGGCAATGCCCTCGTCGAAGACGGGAAGGCGGAGTTTTGTCTGAACGCCGATGAAGGCCAGGATATTCCCATCACCGTCAGAGTCACGCGCGGTGAGGGGGCAGATGCCATCAGCGGAACGGATGCGGTCAGCGTGACCATCGATCTTGTGGCGCCACTCAATGCGATTACGGATCTTACCGTGAGCTACTTCTTGGATCCTACGGATGCGGCACAGCGCCGCTCGGGCGAGGTGACTTTCACGTGGACAGCTGTTTCGGGCGGCGGCACGGGAGCGTTCTCTGATTTGGATCATTATGTCGTGAGGTGTGCTCAGTCAGCCATCATCACGGATGCCGACTGGGATGCCGCCGAAACATCCGAAGTGACGTTGACGTCTGAGCCTCAAACAGAAGGCAATCCGGAAACAGAGGTGATATCTGGATTCCAGCGGTTGGGCGTCAATCAGCACTGTGCCCTTCGCGGCGCGGATTCCGGGGGCTCATTGACCCCGTTAAACAGTCCCACTGCGAGCGTCTTGGTGACGAACCCATTTGCCGAGCATACGATCATTGCTCCGTTGAACCTGGGCAGTCGTCCTACGGCGGTGGGTGATGTCAACGGTGATGGCATGCACGACATGTTGCTGAATGCCTCGGGGGCCGCATATCTGTATTACGGCATTGATAGCGCGACAACTGCTTTTAGCCCTGGTCCCGATGTGACGTTTGTGTCCACGGCGAGTACGCTGTTCAGTTCAGCGGCCGTAGGCATCGGTGACTTCAACGGCGATGGCCGAGACGATTTCGCCATTGCGGACTCCAACGAAGGCGCGCCGCTTTATTATGGGGCGGTGTACATTGTCTATGGACGATCGGATGCCGACGGGCCCGCGCCATGGGCTACGGGCGATACGGTGGATGTCTCGAGCGGAGGCGGCTGTAGTGCCGACGTCTGCATCCGTGGCGCCTCGGCAGGGTTGTTGTTAGGGGCGAACATTGGCGCTGCAGGAGATTTTGACAATGATGGTAAGGATGACGTCGCCATCACGGCGCTGGGCGCCGGCGGATTTGCAGGCCAAGTGTATATTCTACTCGGCCGTGAGGAGAGCGAGCTTCCTTCAGGGCAGCTGATTGAACTCCCCGTACAGTCAGGTGGCTTCGATGTAGAGGGCTTCACTATCGAAGGCGCCGCGAACTTTAAGCAGCTCGGAACAGCCATCGCTGGATTAGGCGATAGTGATGACGACGGCCGAGCGGATATCGCATTGGGGGCCTCAGGCATCGACAATTCAAACGGGCTCAATCCAGCAGATGACCTCCCCGGAGAAGTACGTTTTGTGGCGGGGACTGACTATGGCACTTCTACGGGCCTAATCTCTTTGGGCAATGGCGTCCTCGTCATGGAAGATGTGCCCGGGGCGAGTGCCGCAAGCCCGGGTTTTGCATCATGGCTTGCCAACGTCGGTAACTTCAACGGTGAGGGTGGCTCTGAGCTTGCGATATTTGCGCCAGGATGGATGGACGACGATGGTACGCCCGGGCTGTCGGCAGGAGATACGGTTGTCAATGACGGCAAGGTGATCATGTTGTTGGGCAACGGCGCCTTCAGCAATGTCACGCCCTTCGTGACGTTCAGCAACGATTTTGACGACAAGGAGAACGACTTATTCGGCAATCGCATCGCCACGGCATGGCATCCTACGCTAACCGAGGCAGGTTTTTTGTTGACGGATCTTGACGCAGACGGTTTCTCCGACCTAGTGCTCGACAGTGTGGAAACGGGTACGGGCCCCGCTGGCTCCTACATTTTCTACGGGCATGCAAATGCTACAGATCGCGTGCGATCCACGGCTGATGTGAACCTTCCTGGATACTTTACGAGCCCCAACCACACCCGCGCCGTTGGCGACATCAACACAGACGGCTATCCCGATCTCGTGTTGGTGGATAACGGCGTGGCACATGTGCTATACTAG
- a CDS encoding rhomboid family intramembrane serine protease, with the protein MIPLRDVNPIRARPWMTWFLISANVAVFLHQVSLSPYAAELFVRRFGVVPYRLTEAPSLGALLTPLSSMFMHGGWLHIISNMWFLHIFGDNVEDRIGAVRYLWFYVLCGLAAVVAQISMDPTSQLPMVGASGAIAGVLAGYVSLFPRARVLTLVPIFIFIQFIEIPAFFFIFVWFALQLLGSHASLAQVGSGMGGVAFFAHVGGFVAGLLLMPLFRPGSAKRRERAR; encoded by the coding sequence GTGATTCCTTTACGCGACGTGAATCCTATCCGGGCTCGCCCATGGATGACGTGGTTTCTTATCAGCGCCAACGTGGCAGTCTTTCTGCATCAAGTGAGTCTGAGCCCGTATGCCGCGGAGCTTTTTGTACGGCGCTTTGGCGTGGTGCCGTATCGGCTGACTGAGGCGCCCTCGCTTGGGGCTCTCTTGACGCCGCTGAGCAGCATGTTCATGCATGGGGGTTGGTTGCACATCATCAGCAACATGTGGTTTTTGCACATCTTCGGGGATAACGTTGAAGATCGCATTGGTGCTGTGCGGTACCTTTGGTTTTACGTGCTGTGTGGTCTTGCGGCGGTGGTGGCCCAGATCAGTATGGATCCGACGAGCCAGTTGCCCATGGTGGGGGCCTCGGGGGCCATCGCAGGGGTGCTGGCCGGCTATGTTTCTCTCTTCCCGCGCGCGCGAGTCCTCACCTTGGTGCCCATATTTATATTTATCCAATTTATTGAAATTCCTGCGTTTTTCTTCATTTTTGTCTGGTTTGCGCTTCAGCTCTTGGGCAGTCATGCCTCACTCGCCCAGGTGGGCTCGGGCATGGGAGGGGTGGCGTTTTTCGCGCACGTCGGTGGCTTTGTCGCGGGATTATTACTGATGCCGTTGTTTCGTCCGGGATCTGCGAAAAGGCGTGAGAGGGCGCGTTAA
- a CDS encoding matrixin family metalloprotease, whose amino-acid sequence MRWMLPMMVWLAAVSGTVPNAEAQECPSVDADSGNTFSRRKTEKGKLLYWATRYVEVEAFLSNTPKGITSEYFKSMIKNAETSWENVGCTNFEFGDQVPDAPSSATNLINDGFDGARCKSQYDISTNAADCINRIVFRTSKDPESPFYWPQSASDPRWVDNCSQDDCTGSNPDGTLALTTTLFNEATGRIIDADMDLNASSGWTWDEYTLGPVMIHEFGHVLGFGHICNTRDSIMDPSYRFEAPTLNEDNDKNAICTTYPWDSITPESGNVILSGIQGGCQVDGPMSPWASWIWLCALACWVLRRRATYACKGASRQ is encoded by the coding sequence ATGCGATGGATGCTCCCGATGATGGTATGGCTTGCCGCGGTGTCGGGGACGGTGCCAAATGCCGAGGCGCAAGAGTGTCCCTCGGTCGATGCAGACTCAGGCAACACCTTTTCTCGACGTAAGACAGAAAAAGGGAAGTTGCTCTACTGGGCCACCCGTTATGTGGAGGTCGAAGCGTTTCTTTCAAACACACCCAAAGGAATTACCTCTGAGTATTTTAAGAGCATGATTAAGAACGCCGAAACGTCCTGGGAAAACGTGGGCTGCACCAACTTCGAGTTTGGCGATCAAGTTCCGGATGCGCCCTCTTCTGCGACCAACCTCATCAACGATGGCTTCGATGGCGCTCGATGCAAGTCTCAGTATGACATTTCCACCAACGCGGCCGATTGCATCAACCGGATTGTGTTTCGGACCAGTAAGGATCCAGAGAGCCCTTTTTATTGGCCGCAATCCGCATCTGATCCGCGCTGGGTAGACAATTGCAGTCAGGATGACTGTACCGGCAGCAATCCGGATGGCACCTTGGCGCTGACGACCACGCTGTTTAACGAAGCCACCGGCCGCATCATCGATGCGGATATGGACCTTAACGCGTCGTCGGGCTGGACCTGGGATGAGTACACGCTGGGACCCGTGATGATCCATGAGTTTGGCCACGTACTGGGGTTTGGCCATATCTGTAACACGAGGGATTCCATTATGGACCCGAGCTATAGGTTCGAGGCGCCAACCCTGAATGAAGATAATGACAAGAATGCCATCTGCACCACATACCCATGGGACTCGATCACACCGGAAAGTGGTAACGTTATTTTGAGCGGAATCCAGGGAGGCTGTCAGGTGGATGGCCCAATGAGTCCGTGGGCATCGTGGATATGGCTATGCGCTTTGGCATGCTGGGTGCTGCGGCGGCGCGCGACATACGCGTGCAAAGGTGCGTCAAGGCAATAG
- a CDS encoding YebC/PmpR family DNA-binding transcriptional regulator — protein MSGHSKWSTIKHRKGAADAKRGQVFTKVIKEITVAARSGGGDPGANPRLRRALDEAKANNMPQENVTRAIKKGTGELEGVNYEELTYEGVGPLGALFVIEAVTDNRNRTTPELRKVFDKHNGQLGSSGTALWAFDEKGLITVPKALATEEQLFDIAVGAGAEDIQLNEEAWHILTPRDSLEEVREALLQAQLIPASVSLEKVPKTPKIVSETEAEPLLHLLEALEDHDDVQKVSADFQIVDNAS, from the coding sequence ATGAGCGGTCATAGCAAATGGTCCACCATCAAGCACCGCAAGGGGGCTGCCGATGCCAAGAGGGGCCAGGTTTTCACGAAGGTTATCAAGGAAATCACGGTAGCAGCCCGCAGTGGGGGCGGCGATCCCGGAGCGAACCCACGCCTGCGCCGGGCACTGGACGAGGCCAAGGCCAACAACATGCCGCAGGAAAACGTCACCCGAGCTATAAAGAAGGGCACGGGCGAGCTAGAGGGCGTGAACTACGAGGAACTTACCTACGAGGGCGTCGGACCGCTGGGTGCCCTGTTTGTCATCGAGGCGGTCACCGACAATAGAAACCGCACTACTCCTGAGCTTCGTAAGGTATTCGACAAGCACAACGGACAGCTGGGCAGTTCGGGTACTGCCCTTTGGGCTTTTGATGAAAAGGGCCTGATCACCGTGCCTAAAGCCCTGGCCACCGAAGAACAGCTTTTTGATATCGCCGTTGGAGCCGGAGCGGAGGATATTCAGCTGAACGAGGAGGCCTGGCACATTCTCACCCCCCGGGATTCCCTTGAAGAAGTGCGCGAAGCACTGCTCCAAGCGCAGCTAATTCCCGCGTCCGTGTCGCTTGAGAAAGTCCCGAAAACCCCAAAAATCGTCAGCGAGACGGAAGCGGAGCCTCTTTTGCACCTGTTAGAAGCATTGGAAGACCACGATGATGTCCAAAAAGTAAGCGCCGATTTCCAAATCGTGGACAATGCATCGTGA
- a CDS encoding glycosyltransferase encodes MLRPMEIAVIVLYMSVLFILGVYGFHRGHLLFLYWKYRRCAPKPLGIFKELPIVTVQLPMYNEMYVAERLLEGVAGIDYPKAKLEIQVLDDSTDETTHIAQAKVAELRGRGFNATYTHRTDRVGYKAGALEAGLKTAQGDFLLVFDADFVPTADIVRNLVQYFTDPKVGMVQARWGHLNRDYSLLTRVQSMMLDGHFVIEHIARNRSGRFFNFNGTAGVWRKQAIIDAGGWQHDTLTEDMDLSFRAQLRGWQFIYVPEVLAPAEIPCEMNSFKSQQFRWAKGSAQTTRKLLLTVLKSKLPLHVKIEAVFHLTNNFAYLFLVVLACLQLPNMLLRHKMNNPQLLWLDVPLFVATTCSIMMFYLTTHRALYQDAWEALKRLPLTMALGIGLSLNNTRAVIEGLFGRDTEFVRTPKHGVTSHKDGWRLKKYKAGRTLFSWVELGFGLYFVVTIVLAVTTGAWISIPFLVLFMVGFLYVGALSLAR; translated from the coding sequence ATGCTGCGCCCCATGGAAATCGCAGTCATTGTTTTATATATGTCGGTGCTTTTTATCCTCGGAGTTTACGGATTTCATCGCGGACATTTGCTTTTCCTTTACTGGAAGTACCGCCGCTGTGCCCCGAAGCCTCTTGGCATATTTAAGGAACTCCCTATCGTCACGGTACAGCTGCCTATGTACAACGAGATGTACGTGGCCGAGCGCTTACTGGAAGGTGTGGCAGGCATAGACTATCCAAAAGCCAAACTCGAAATCCAAGTGTTAGACGATTCGACGGATGAGACTACGCATATTGCACAAGCCAAAGTAGCTGAGCTCAGAGGCCGCGGCTTCAACGCCACCTACACCCACCGGACCGACCGCGTGGGATACAAAGCGGGGGCATTGGAAGCAGGCCTAAAAACGGCCCAAGGTGACTTTTTGTTGGTGTTCGATGCGGACTTTGTGCCCACGGCCGACATCGTCAGAAACCTTGTTCAGTACTTCACCGACCCGAAAGTGGGTATGGTGCAGGCGCGCTGGGGTCATCTCAATCGCGATTACTCTCTCCTTACCCGCGTGCAGTCCATGATGCTCGATGGGCATTTCGTCATCGAGCATATCGCACGTAATCGCTCAGGACGGTTTTTCAATTTTAATGGCACCGCCGGCGTTTGGCGTAAGCAAGCCATCATCGATGCTGGAGGATGGCAGCACGATACACTAACCGAAGATATGGACTTGAGCTTCAGAGCCCAGCTCCGTGGTTGGCAGTTCATTTATGTGCCCGAGGTCCTAGCTCCGGCCGAGATTCCTTGCGAAATGAATAGCTTTAAGAGTCAGCAGTTTCGGTGGGCCAAGGGTTCCGCCCAAACCACGCGCAAGCTCCTGCTTACAGTGCTTAAGTCTAAACTTCCCTTACACGTCAAGATCGAAGCTGTCTTTCATCTCACCAATAACTTCGCTTACCTTTTCTTAGTTGTGCTTGCTTGCCTGCAGCTGCCTAATATGTTGCTTCGGCACAAGATGAACAATCCTCAGCTGTTGTGGCTGGACGTCCCATTGTTTGTCGCCACAACATGCTCGATCATGATGTTTTATCTCACTACGCACCGAGCACTTTACCAAGACGCCTGGGAAGCCTTGAAACGGCTGCCTCTCACGATGGCGCTTGGCATTGGGTTATCCCTCAACAATACCCGTGCAGTCATCGAAGGCCTTTTTGGGCGAGATACGGAGTTTGTTCGCACGCCCAAGCACGGAGTGACTTCGCACAAAGACGGCTGGCGCTTGAAGAAGTACAAGGCGGGTCGTACCTTGTTCAGTTGGGTCGAACTTGGTTTCGGACTGTATTTTGTGGTGACCATAGTGCTGGCAGTCACTACGGGCGCATGGATCAGCATCCCGTTTTTGGTGCTCTTCATGGTGGGGTTTCTTTACGTAGGCGCCTTAAGCCTGGCCCGCTAG
- a CDS encoding CPBP family intramembrane metalloprotease: MERIAELHPQGFFLGVWRDLDAHAQEARNQRTGYDFRPLLVYGWAAICLTLIEYFGNIPAFEAFLYRTHLSIHPLSRSYELVSYAWWTGWRLIGYFLLPALFARVVLKESVGTYGLCRNNARSLLWIYLLLYGVVLGLIAIVSRNEAFLVYYPFYSRAGESGRDFLIWEAMYIAQFFALEFFFRGFLLFPCRDAMGSSAVFAMVVPYTMIHFDKPLLEVFGAIVAGITLGTLALRTRSILGGFLIHAAVALSMDVMALLHRGELPMAW, translated from the coding sequence TTGGAGCGAATTGCCGAACTTCATCCCCAAGGATTTTTTCTTGGCGTGTGGCGGGACCTCGATGCACACGCACAAGAGGCAAGAAATCAGCGCACAGGCTACGACTTCCGTCCTCTCCTAGTGTATGGATGGGCGGCCATCTGCCTGACGCTGATTGAGTATTTCGGCAACATCCCCGCCTTTGAAGCGTTTCTCTACCGCACGCATCTTTCTATCCATCCCTTGTCGCGCTCTTACGAGCTTGTCAGCTACGCATGGTGGACCGGCTGGCGACTAATTGGATATTTTTTACTGCCTGCCCTTTTCGCCCGGGTGGTGCTCAAGGAATCCGTCGGCACGTATGGACTTTGCCGAAACAACGCGCGTTCTCTGCTGTGGATCTATCTCCTGCTCTATGGAGTGGTGCTGGGTTTGATAGCCATAGTGAGTCGCAATGAAGCGTTCCTTGTCTATTACCCCTTTTACTCACGCGCCGGGGAAAGCGGACGCGACTTTCTCATCTGGGAGGCAATGTATATCGCCCAGTTTTTTGCACTTGAATTTTTCTTCCGTGGATTCTTGCTGTTTCCCTGTCGCGATGCGATGGGTTCCTCCGCCGTTTTCGCTATGGTTGTTCCATACACCATGATCCACTTTGATAAGCCACTCTTAGAGGTGTTCGGCGCCATCGTGGCGGGGATCACGCTGGGGACCCTCGCTCTTCGAACCCGATCCATCCTTGGCGGGTTTCTCATCCATGCCGCCGTGGCCCTAAGTATGGATGTCATGGCGCTCCTGCATCGCGGTGAACTCCCCATGGCGTGGTAA
- a CDS encoding glutamate--tRNA ligase produces the protein MSSDLRVRFAPSPTGYLHIGGVRTALFSWLWVRKNNGRFVLRIEDTDRERSTDASVRAIIESMRWLGLDWDEGPEIGGAYGPYYQTERLKLYAKYSQQLIASGKAFRCYCTKEELAAARAAHQAKGDRTAFRYPGTCRQRPEPAQDMPYVVRFKAPTTGRTGWKDLIKGRIDVPNDTQQDFVLLRSDGIPLYNFGCVVDDAEMKISLVTRGDDHIINTAPQILLYEALSKSPPQFAHLPIILAPNGEKLSKRHASVNVLEYRDQGYLPDAVINYLARLGWSHGDQEIFSRKELIEKFDWDHVGSNPGRYDAKKFLYVQASHLRMESDARLTKLVIPVLQSLGLPTQNTTLIERGIATAKARASTLTDLARAIDFYLLEEPPLETKAQAKFLTPAYTARLGELLTMLETVTPFDEPTLESAVTTWLAAQGYVMKDVAQPARVALTGRTTSPGLFEMMAVLGKATTLQRLKCAISMCQEV, from the coding sequence ATGTCTTCTGACCTTCGCGTTCGTTTTGCCCCCTCTCCCACCGGCTATTTGCACATCGGCGGCGTGCGGACCGCACTATTTAGCTGGTTATGGGTCCGTAAAAACAACGGTCGCTTTGTATTACGCATTGAGGACACCGATAGGGAGCGAAGCACCGATGCAAGCGTCAGAGCCATTATTGAGTCCATGCGCTGGTTGGGTCTTGATTGGGACGAAGGTCCCGAGATCGGCGGCGCCTACGGCCCGTATTACCAAACCGAGCGCCTAAAACTGTATGCGAAATACAGCCAACAATTGATTGCTTCAGGGAAAGCATTCCGTTGTTACTGTACAAAAGAAGAGCTCGCAGCTGCTCGCGCAGCGCATCAAGCGAAGGGTGACCGCACAGCCTTTCGCTATCCAGGCACCTGCAGACAACGGCCTGAACCAGCGCAGGACATGCCTTACGTCGTGCGATTCAAGGCTCCGACGACCGGCAGAACCGGGTGGAAAGATCTGATCAAGGGCCGCATTGATGTTCCCAACGATACCCAACAGGATTTCGTGCTGCTTAGAAGCGATGGCATACCCCTCTATAATTTTGGATGCGTGGTTGATGATGCAGAGATGAAGATTTCACTCGTCACGCGCGGTGATGATCACATCATTAATACAGCACCACAGATTTTGTTGTACGAAGCGCTCTCAAAGTCGCCTCCTCAGTTTGCGCACCTACCTATAATTCTTGCTCCGAACGGGGAAAAACTCTCAAAGCGTCACGCATCGGTCAACGTGCTTGAATACAGAGACCAGGGCTATTTACCGGATGCTGTGATCAACTACCTGGCTCGGTTGGGTTGGTCTCACGGCGACCAAGAAATCTTCAGTCGAAAGGAACTCATCGAGAAGTTTGATTGGGACCATGTGGGGAGTAATCCCGGGCGTTACGATGCCAAGAAGTTTTTGTACGTGCAAGCCTCTCATTTGCGCATGGAAAGTGACGCCCGTCTTACGAAGCTCGTCATCCCAGTGCTCCAATCGCTTGGTCTACCCACTCAGAACACCACGCTGATCGAACGCGGCATTGCAACGGCAAAGGCACGCGCAAGCACCCTTACAGACCTCGCCCGCGCGATCGACTTCTATCTACTAGAGGAGCCCCCTCTCGAGACCAAAGCGCAAGCGAAATTCCTCACCCCTGCCTACACCGCTCGACTTGGCGAACTACTCACTATGCTCGAGACCGTGACCCCATTCGACGAGCCCACTTTGGAATCAGCAGTTACTACCTGGCTCGCGGCACAAGGATATGTGATGAAGGACGTCGCTCAGCCCGCTCGGGTCGCACTCACGGGGCGCACCACCAGTCCAGGCCTTTTTGAAATGATGGCCGTGCTAGGAAAAGCAACCACACTCCAACGGCTCAAATGCGCGATTTCAATGTGCCAAGAAGTTTAG